A stretch of Halanaerobiaceae bacterium ANBcell28 DNA encodes these proteins:
- a CDS encoding alpha/beta-type small acid-soluble spore protein, with protein sequence MGTGQKNNTLVNPLAAQAMEKFKYEVAQELGISTPQSGYWGEFTTRDTGAIGGHMVRKMVEAYENSLAGQNNQQY encoded by the coding sequence ATGGGAACTGGTCAAAAAAATAATACTCTTGTAAACCCATTAGCTGCACAAGCAATGGAAAAGTTTAAATATGAAGTGGCACAAGAATTAGGTATTTCTACTCCCCAAAGTGGTTACTGGGGTGAATTTACTACTAGAGACACTGGTGCAATTGGAGGTCACATGGTAAGAAAGATGGTTGAAGCTTATGAGAACTCTTTAGCAGGACAAAATAATCAACAATATTAA
- the holA gene encoding DNA polymerase III subunit delta, which yields MDNLSKILKMNLDQLKSLYIVSSSNRFLLNSFKEKFIDKFVDESIKDFNYTYLEDGENFAYSLKNQANTPPIMSEKRFIVARTKDYFVNKQEKDNVLLSLFNNFPDTTIMLILVDGKMDGRLKISSVAKKNGEIIKVTAPKFADLNKWIVAEFKKRNKKVDGRSVKYLEQMFNNDLQVLGSEIEKISLYKVNEENIYLEDIIEIISKDRLIEDDMIFKLTDALLSKNIRIAIIILKEIIKDGGIPLRILATMIWQIKLLLQVKVLKKQGNSIQQIARILKRHQYPIKKCYQISDNFTEKELELILERFLEANLNIVTGKYEGELALELAIIA from the coding sequence ATGGATAATTTAAGTAAAATATTAAAAATGAACTTAGACCAGTTAAAATCTTTATATATTGTATCTAGTAGTAATAGATTTTTGTTGAATAGTTTTAAAGAAAAGTTTATAGATAAATTCGTTGATGAAAGTATCAAGGATTTTAATTATACATATCTCGAAGATGGTGAAAATTTTGCGTATTCATTAAAAAATCAAGCTAATACACCTCCGATTATGTCTGAGAAAAGATTTATAGTCGCTAGAACCAAAGATTATTTTGTTAATAAACAGGAAAAGGATAATGTATTATTATCTTTGTTTAATAATTTTCCTGATACAACTATTATGTTAATTTTAGTTGATGGTAAAATGGATGGTAGATTAAAAATATCTAGTGTTGCAAAGAAAAATGGGGAGATTATTAAAGTTACAGCACCAAAGTTTGCAGATTTAAACAAGTGGATTGTTGCGGAGTTTAAAAAAAGGAATAAAAAAGTAGACGGAAGAAGTGTTAAATACTTAGAGCAAATGTTTAATAATGATTTGCAAGTTTTGGGAAGTGAAATTGAAAAAATATCTTTATATAAAGTCAATGAGGAAAATATATATTTAGAGGATATTATTGAAATTATCAGTAAAGACCGCTTAATAGAAGACGATATGATTTTTAAATTAACTGATGCTTTATTATCTAAGAATATTCGTATTGCAATCATCATATTAAAAGAAATTATTAAAGATGGTGGAATTCCATTAAGAATTTTAGCAACTATGATTTGGCAAATTAAATTATTATTACAAGTAAAAGTCTTGAAAAAACAGGGAAATAGTATTCAGCAAATTGCTAGGATATTAAAACGACATCAGTATCCAATAAAAAAATGTTATCAAATTAGTGATAATTTTACTGAGAAAGAGTTAGAATTAATATTAGAGAGGTTTTTAGAAGCAAATTTAAACATTGTCACTGGAAAATATGAAGGAGAATTGGCTTTGGAGCTCGCAATTATAGCTTAG
- the rpsT gene encoding 30S ribosomal protein S20 yields MPIIKSAKKRVKIAAKKTERNREWKNKLKSSIKAFENLVNEGNKAEAENQLKETVKIIDKASNHGIIHKNNAARKKSRLTKMLNNIA; encoded by the coding sequence ATGCCAATCATCAAATCTGCAAAAAAAAGAGTTAAGATTGCTGCTAAGAAAACAGAACGCAATAGAGAATGGAAAAATAAATTAAAAAGCTCTATTAAAGCATTTGAAAATTTAGTGAATGAAGGAAATAAAGCTGAAGCTGAAAATCAACTGAAAGAAACAGTTAAAATCATTGATAAAGCTTCGAATCATGGGATTATTCATAAAAATAATGCTGCTAGAAAAAAATCGCGTTTAACTAAGATGTTAAATAATATTGCATAA
- a CDS encoding phage holin family protein, with product MRGMIGAVVRFIVSALVLIALGYVVPGFQMVGFINALLAAVVIAVLGYIVEAIFGESISPQSRGVVGFITSAIVIYLTQYLVAGLEVSVIGALIAAFIIGLVDAFVPTELR from the coding sequence ATGCGTGGTATGATAGGAGCAGTGGTAAGATTTATCGTTTCTGCTTTAGTATTAATTGCCCTTGGATATGTAGTGCCAGGGTTTCAGATGGTCGGTTTTATTAATGCTTTACTCGCAGCTGTTGTTATTGCAGTTTTAGGCTATATTGTAGAGGCAATCTTTGGTGAAAGTATTTCGCCTCAAAGCCGTGGAGTAGTTGGCTTTATTACTTCTGCTATTGTTATTTATTTGACACAGTATTTAGTAGCTGGCTTAGAAGTTTCGGTAATTGGAGCATTAATTGCAGCCTTTATAATTGGATTAGTAGATGCGTTTGTACCTACTGAATTAAGGTAA
- the gpr gene encoding GPR endopeptidase, whose translation MDDNKRNVDNSFGQYQNNNSIGKGNNQQLVSNNSLQDFEYRNQQSYHNNSFNNSQNQGFNDMFQSNNFKGYSLEGHDLAVDAHDIAVERTGGEINGVSVVEERKENAKITRIEVMNQQGAQAIGKPIGKYITIESDGLKGQNRLVHDQLSEIFANELAAIINFDQIRPHPNLEPNIFVVGLGNWNATADALGPQVLNHLMVTRHLYQEAPPELRKGLRPVCALSPGVLGLTGVQTAEIIKGVVEMVKPDIILAIDSLAARHTGRLANTIQLSNTGISPGSGLGKTRMAINQDTMNIPVIAIGVPTVVHAMTIVNDAMEQLLNGDIFSKVEKERFRHIDENEKKRMVGNVLGPYMGNMVVSPKGVDELILDVGRILAGGINVALHPDITPENLSLYL comes from the coding sequence ATGGACGATAATAAGAGAAATGTAGATAATAGTTTCGGGCAGTATCAAAATAATAATAGCATTGGAAAAGGGAATAATCAGCAGCTAGTATCAAATAATAGTTTACAAGACTTTGAGTATAGAAATCAGCAGTCGTATCATAACAATTCCTTTAATAATTCACAAAATCAAGGTTTTAATGATATGTTTCAAAGTAATAATTTTAAGGGATACTCCTTAGAGGGCCATGATCTAGCTGTAGATGCTCATGATATAGCTGTTGAAAGAACTGGTGGAGAAATAAATGGTGTAAGTGTTGTAGAAGAGCGAAAAGAAAATGCTAAAATTACTAGAATAGAAGTAATGAATCAACAAGGAGCACAAGCTATAGGAAAGCCAATTGGAAAATATATTACAATTGAGTCTGATGGTTTAAAAGGGCAAAATAGATTAGTTCATGATCAATTAAGTGAAATATTTGCTAATGAGCTTGCTGCTATTATTAATTTTGATCAAATTAGACCGCATCCTAATTTAGAACCAAATATTTTTGTTGTGGGCTTAGGTAATTGGAATGCTACTGCAGATGCTTTAGGGCCTCAAGTTTTAAACCATCTTATGGTTACTCGTCATTTATATCAGGAAGCGCCACCAGAGTTGAGAAAAGGTTTACGTCCTGTATGTGCCTTATCCCCTGGTGTACTGGGATTAACTGGTGTTCAGACAGCTGAAATAATTAAAGGTGTAGTAGAGATGGTTAAACCTGATATAATATTGGCGATAGATTCTTTAGCGGCTAGACATACTGGACGCTTAGCAAATACTATCCAATTAAGTAATACTGGTATCTCACCAGGTTCTGGTTTAGGAAAAACTAGAATGGCAATAAATCAGGACACAATGAATATTCCTGTTATTGCAATTGGAGTTCCAACAGTAGTACATGCTATGACAATTGTAAATGATGCAATGGAACAATTGCTAAACGGCGATATTTTTTCTAAAGTAGAAAAAGAGAGATTTCGCCATATTGATGAAAATGAGAAGAAAAGAATGGTTGGTAATGTATTAGGACCTTATATGGGAAATATGGTGGTATCACCAAAGGGAGTAGATGAATTAATACTTGATGTCGGGAGAATATTAGCTGGGGGAATTAATGTGGCTCTTCATCCTGATATTACCCCAGAAAATCTTTCTTTGTATTTGTAA
- a CDS encoding stage II sporulation protein P produces the protein MSRKVYRGIIIILIIAILLFLNIQKYSGQNEELLSVWSSYDYNYYNQRIESGLLDRFREVFHPERLIYGVSKIRIRAPITYLKSEIPLLAYYTPEELQAESETIYTPENLIQLQFDIIDEDGDGKQINLRDDDEKITETKEIEESIEKQERDYISTAKQPVIAIYHSHTAETYIDDPRIQDANGRVLPGNIGNVGKVGMELSRILSEEYGFKVIHTTKVHDEVYSRSYYNSRNTVKELLEKHSQIDLILDIHRDSIRNYIEGTYTTNINDERVARIMIIVTNEAFSFDQFDDVAFERSNWQQNLNLANSMADQMEFMYPGLLQRITVRDTTANRYNQDLHPHSLLLEIGDYNNTTQEAIRSARYLAEVIANMF, from the coding sequence ATGTCCAGAAAAGTTTATCGTGGAATTATTATAATATTAATTATCGCGATTTTGTTGTTTTTAAATATACAAAAATATAGTGGTCAAAATGAAGAATTACTTTCTGTTTGGTCAAGCTATGATTATAATTATTATAATCAAAGGATAGAGTCTGGTTTACTAGATAGATTTCGAGAGGTTTTTCATCCTGAAAGGTTGATATATGGTGTTAGCAAAATAAGAATTAGAGCTCCTATAACATATCTTAAAAGTGAAATTCCTTTATTAGCTTATTATACTCCTGAGGAATTACAAGCTGAATCTGAGACTATTTACACTCCTGAAAATTTAATACAGCTTCAATTTGATATTATCGATGAAGATGGGGATGGTAAGCAGATAAATTTAAGGGATGATGACGAAAAAATAACTGAGACTAAAGAAATTGAAGAATCTATAGAAAAGCAGGAAAGAGATTATATAAGTACAGCAAAACAGCCTGTAATTGCTATCTATCATTCCCATACTGCTGAAACGTATATAGATGATCCTCGTATTCAAGATGCAAATGGTCGTGTTTTACCAGGCAATATTGGCAATGTGGGTAAAGTTGGTATGGAGTTATCAAGAATTTTATCAGAAGAATATGGATTTAAAGTGATTCATACAACCAAAGTACATGATGAGGTTTATAGTAGGTCTTACTATAATTCAAGAAATACCGTCAAGGAACTTTTAGAGAAACACTCACAAATTGACCTGATACTTGATATCCATAGAGATAGCATCAGAAATTATATAGAAGGCACATATACTACAAATATTAATGATGAAAGGGTAGCAAGGATAATGATCATTGTAACAAATGAAGCATTTTCATTTGATCAGTTTGATGATGTAGCTTTTGAAAGAAGTAATTGGCAGCAAAATTTGAATTTGGCAAATTCTATGGCAGATCAAATGGAATTTATGTATCCAGGTTTATTACAACGTATTACAGTCAGAGATACTACTGCTAATCGATATAATCAAGATTTGCATCCTCACTCTCTATTACTAGAAATTGGAGATTATAATAACACTACACAAGAAGCCATTAGGTCTGCAAGATATCTAGCAGAAGTAATAGCAAATATGTTTTGA
- the lepA gene encoding translation elongation factor 4, whose translation MKTDHIRNFCIIAHIDHGKSTLADRLLEFTGVINEREMKEQVLDKMELERERGITIKAQAVRIDYNGYELNLIDTPGHVDFAYEVSRSLAACEGALLVVDASQGVEAQTLANIYLALEHDLEIIPVINKIDLPSANPDWVKEQLLDIGLDVEGAILASAKDGRGIEEILEAIIEKIPEPENTIDKPLRALVFDSFYDPYQGVIAYVRIVDGQIKAGNKIEMMATAKKYEVDEVGIFQPDMKKTQALTAGEVGYIIAGIKDVKNCRVGDTITLATNKAAEALSGYKKVKPMVFSGLYPTDNADYSLLNDALEKLQLNDASLSYEAETSEALGFGYRVGFLGLLHMEIIQERLEREYDLDLVITAPSVEYRITNTEGEVMEIENPAEFPEITEIQKIEEPYVKAEIFLPDEYVGQAMELCQENRGEFKDMQYIDESRVELTYEIPLSELITDFFDLLKSRTRGYATLDYDFLGYKESDLVKLDILMNGEAVDALSTIVHNSNADSKGRSLARKLKKLIPRQMYEVPIQAAIGNKVVARVNIKALRKNVLAKCYGGDITRKRKLLEKQKEGKKRMKMVGKVEIPQEAFMAVLQRDDDE comes from the coding sequence TTGAAAACTGATCATATACGTAATTTTTGTATCATTGCCCATATAGACCATGGTAAATCTACCTTAGCTGATAGACTATTGGAATTCACTGGGGTAATTAATGAACGTGAAATGAAAGAACAGGTCTTAGATAAGATGGAACTTGAAAGAGAAAGAGGTATTACTATAAAAGCTCAAGCTGTTAGAATTGATTATAATGGTTATGAGTTAAACTTAATTGATACTCCAGGACATGTGGATTTTGCTTATGAAGTTTCTAGAAGTCTTGCTGCTTGTGAGGGGGCGTTACTTGTAGTAGATGCTTCGCAGGGAGTAGAAGCTCAAACGCTTGCTAATATTTACCTTGCTCTAGAGCATGATCTTGAAATTATCCCTGTTATTAATAAAATAGATTTACCTAGTGCTAACCCTGATTGGGTTAAAGAACAATTGCTGGATATTGGTTTAGATGTAGAAGGGGCTATCTTAGCCAGTGCAAAAGATGGTAGAGGAATCGAAGAAATCTTAGAGGCAATTATAGAAAAGATACCTGAACCTGAGAATACTATAGATAAACCTTTAAGGGCGCTGGTTTTTGATTCTTTTTATGATCCCTATCAAGGAGTTATTGCCTATGTAAGAATTGTTGATGGACAAATTAAAGCAGGAAACAAAATAGAAATGATGGCAACAGCTAAAAAGTATGAGGTAGATGAAGTTGGTATATTTCAGCCAGATATGAAAAAAACTCAGGCTTTAACTGCAGGAGAGGTAGGCTATATTATTGCGGGTATCAAGGATGTGAAAAACTGTCGCGTTGGTGATACAATTACTTTAGCGACAAATAAAGCTGCAGAAGCTTTATCGGGCTATAAAAAGGTAAAACCAATGGTTTTTAGTGGTTTATATCCAACTGATAATGCTGATTATAGTTTATTAAATGACGCTTTAGAGAAGCTTCAATTAAATGATGCTTCGTTAAGCTATGAAGCTGAGACTTCAGAAGCACTTGGTTTTGGATATAGAGTTGGCTTTTTAGGATTATTGCATATGGAAATTATTCAAGAACGATTAGAACGGGAATATGACCTTGATTTAGTTATAACTGCGCCTAGTGTAGAATATCGTATTACAAATACAGAGGGAGAAGTAATGGAAATCGAAAACCCGGCTGAATTTCCAGAAATTACCGAAATTCAAAAAATTGAAGAGCCTTATGTAAAGGCAGAAATATTTCTCCCAGATGAGTATGTTGGACAGGCTATGGAATTATGCCAGGAAAATCGTGGAGAGTTTAAAGATATGCAGTATATTGATGAATCAAGAGTTGAATTAACATATGAAATACCTTTAAGTGAGCTTATAACTGATTTTTTTGATTTATTAAAGTCTAGAACTCGTGGTTATGCAACATTAGATTATGATTTTTTAGGTTATAAAGAAAGTGATCTAGTAAAATTAGATATTTTAATGAATGGAGAAGCAGTAGATGCTTTATCAACTATAGTTCACAATAGCAATGCAGATAGTAAAGGGCGTTCTCTTGCAAGAAAACTTAAGAAATTAATTCCTCGCCAAATGTATGAAGTACCTATTCAGGCAGCTATTGGTAATAAAGTAGTAGCTAGGGTAAATATAAAAGCTTTAAGAAAAAATGTACTTGCTAAGTGTTATGGTGGAGACATTACTCGTAAGAGAAAGTTATTAGAGAAACAGAAAGAAGGTAAGAAACGCATGAAGAT